Genomic DNA from bacterium:
AGGGGGTTAGGTCTGGCAGGGCTCCGGGTGCCGAAAACACCGGTCAGAGGTGCATTCGTGTTTCCCCTCGGATGGACATCCAGGATATCCCTGTTTGCCAGGTGCATCCAACAGATCACCAGCAGTTGGGACCACTGTCCGATCCCACTCAGGGCCTCGGTGTATGGTGTAAGAATCTCGATCCTGGCATCAAGGTCTGCATCCCGCCCCTGCCGGGGGGCTTGCCCACGCTCGGTAACATCCGACCGGATATAGCCTACAGGTGTGATCGTTAAGTTATCCATTTGGTTTGCACCCTGTCTATCTTAATAACCTCGCAAAAAATCTCTTCGAGCTATTTTGCGAGCGGTCACGCCCTGCTCCTTACTCACCACCCCCGCCAATGGCCGGTCCGATGGCGGTACTGCATAGTAGATTATTACGAGTCCATCAAACGTCCTTCAAGAATATCCCCATCTGTCCGTTCTATGAGGACATCAACGATCCGGCCAGGGATCACCCCTTCGTGGGGAGTCCTTACAGCCACTCTGAGGTAATTATCTGACAGACCCAGCAATCGCCCAAAATCGTCCCTTGTGCTTTCGATTGCTGTCTGAAGTACCTCCCCCACAAATGAGCTGGCAAAGAGGTGCCAGTTGGTCTGGGCTAACTCTCTCATCAGTAAAACCCTCTTTTTTTTGACCTGGTGGGGAACATCATCATTCACGGCAGCCGCTTTGGTACCCGCCCTGGGGGAAAAGGGAAAGGCATGGATGAAAGGGATCTGAAGCTTTTCAACCAGATCATGAGTCTTGTTAAAGTCCTCCTCCGATTCACCCGGAAATCCACAGATCACATCACACCCGATCCCGATCCCGGGAATGGAATTTCTCAAAAGGCGAACCGCATCGGCGAAATGGGCGCCCAGGTATGGCCTGCCCATCTCTTTGAGGACCCGGTTGCTGCCGCTTTGAAGGGGAATGTGAATGTGCCTGCAGATGCGGCGGCCACCCGCGTTTGCCATGGTTTCCACCAGCCGGGGTGTTATCTCCAGAGGTTCGATACTGCTCAGCCTGAGCCTTCCAGGTAAACCGTTTTCAAGGAGCCTGGCAAGAAGATCTTCCAGACCGGACACCGGCTGAAGATCAGCTCCATACTGACCGAGATGTATCCCTGAAAGTACGACCTCGGAAACTCCCCGATCCATGAGCCGGCCAACCGCGCCAAGGGCCAGGTCAGGTTTAAGGCTTCGCGACCTCCCTCTTGCAAGAGGGACGACACAGTAAGTGCAGTTGGCGTTACATCCATCCTGAAGCTTCAGAAAACCACGATCCCGGTCGCCCAGATCCACCGCCGGATCCTCGGGCCAATCCCACCATCCAACTGAACCGGCTATCCCCAGCAGTCCCGGCAGCATCCCCTTTTCTGAAGGCTCAATGACAAGATCAACCTCTTCCATGGTCTCGATCGTTTCTCTTGCTCCGGAAGTCATACATCCGGAAACGACCAGCTTAGCCCCGGCGTTGGCCCTCCTCGCCTGGCGTATCGCCTTACGGCACTGGGCTTCTGTGGGTCCGGTAACCATACAGGTGTTTACAACGATCACGTGGGCTTCACTGACAGATCCTCTGGAAAGTCCCGCCAATTCAAGTTCTGCTGCCATGGCAGCAGAATCGTACTGGTTGCTTTTACATCCCAGGGTTATGAAAGAAAAAATACCGGGCCCCTTCGGACCCGGATTATTATTGAATGTCATAAAGACAATTTAGCGAAAAGAGAAGAAAAGGGAAAGGGGTTGAGATCCGTAAGCCGTAATCCGTAAAGGCATTATCCTTTTAAAAACATCGTCAAACACCTTG
This window encodes:
- a CDS encoding MiaB/RimO family radical SAM methylthiotransferase, yielding MTFNNNPGPKGPGIFSFITLGCKSNQYDSAAMAAELELAGLSRGSVSEAHVIVVNTCMVTGPTEAQCRKAIRQARRANAGAKLVVSGCMTSGARETIETMEEVDLVIEPSEKGMLPGLLGIAGSVGWWDWPEDPAVDLGDRDRGFLKLQDGCNANCTYCVVPLARGRSRSLKPDLALGAVGRLMDRGVSEVVLSGIHLGQYGADLQPVSGLEDLLARLLENGLPGRLRLSSIEPLEITPRLVETMANAGGRRICRHIHIPLQSGSNRVLKEMGRPYLGAHFADAVRLLRNSIPGIGIGCDVICGFPGESEEDFNKTHDLVEKLQIPFIHAFPFSPRAGTKAAAVNDDVPHQVKKKRVLLMRELAQTNWHLFASSFVGEVLQTAIESTRDDFGRLLGLSDNYLRVAVRTPHEGVIPGRIVDVLIERTDGDILEGRLMDS
- the tsaA gene encoding tRNA (N6-threonylcarbamoyladenosine(37)-N6)-methyltransferase TrmO; translated protein: MDNLTITPVGYIRSDVTERGQAPRQGRDADLDARIEILTPYTEALSGIGQWSQLLVICWMHLANRDILDVHPRGNTNAPLTGVFGTRSPARPNPLAVYTVDLLSVDGNVLHVKGIDAIDGTPVLDIKPHINRLDD